From a region of the Burkholderia lata genome:
- a CDS encoding flavin reductase, which produces MVMPTEFRDAMSRLGAAVNVVTTNGLAGLGGFTASAVCSVTDSPPTLLVCMNQSSHQYDRFEANGVLCVNVLGAEQEHVSRLFSGQTRASVEDRFAQTNYEYLETGSPVLPDSLVCFDCKIDRIEKVGTHGILFCQVVGIGNGSQAGGLLYFDRAYHRLTSVRPV; this is translated from the coding sequence ATGGTGATGCCAACGGAATTTCGGGATGCAATGTCGCGGCTGGGTGCGGCCGTCAATGTCGTGACGACGAATGGCCTCGCCGGCCTGGGCGGCTTTACCGCGTCAGCGGTATGCAGCGTCACGGACAGCCCGCCCACCCTGCTCGTCTGCATGAATCAGAGCAGCCACCAGTACGACCGCTTCGAGGCCAACGGCGTGCTGTGCGTGAACGTGCTCGGTGCCGAACAGGAACATGTCTCGCGGCTGTTCAGCGGACAGACGCGTGCGTCGGTCGAGGACCGGTTCGCGCAGACGAATTACGAGTACCTGGAGACCGGTTCGCCGGTGCTGCCCGACAGCCTGGTGTGCTTCGACTGCAAGATCGACCGCATCGAGAAGGTCGGCACGCACGGCATCCTGTTCTGCCAGGTCGTCGGGATCGGGAACGGGTCTCAAGCGGGCGGCCTGCTGTATTTCGACCGCGCCTACCATCGGCTCACGAGCGTCAGGCCGGTCTAG
- a CDS encoding TetR/AcrR family transcriptional regulator, giving the protein MEIVSVRGSAASSERRASANLAYEMDDRTKPRAVTRTKTAPKPAAPKTSSVRKTRTKAPAKAPLHSDSDAPMPRGMRSRLATRSKLIEAAHTLMAEKGFDLCTIEEITRQADVGFGSFYNHFESKDEIAKAVFAQRASEIGVITDEISARETDRAVAISHVQKMFLTKAVHDPVWGRFIVRAQDSHRQMNETFVVRASKDIGNGTEQKRFSIQYIDTAADITIAALISAMTRILDGGPSAQITAETVECLMRLYGVAPDEARRLAEMPLPDYVTDFFK; this is encoded by the coding sequence ATGGAAATCGTGTCCGTGCGCGGTTCTGCGGCAAGCTCTGAACGGCGCGCTTCGGCTAACCTGGCTTACGAGATGGATGATCGAACCAAACCACGCGCAGTGACGCGCACCAAGACGGCCCCCAAGCCCGCTGCTCCCAAAACCTCGTCCGTCAGGAAGACGCGAACGAAAGCGCCTGCCAAAGCCCCCCTGCACAGCGACAGCGATGCGCCGATGCCGCGCGGCATGCGATCGCGCCTGGCGACGCGGAGCAAGCTCATCGAAGCAGCGCACACCCTGATGGCGGAAAAGGGCTTCGACCTCTGCACGATCGAAGAGATCACGAGGCAGGCCGATGTCGGTTTCGGCTCCTTCTACAACCACTTCGAGTCGAAAGACGAGATCGCGAAGGCGGTATTCGCGCAGCGTGCATCGGAGATCGGCGTCATCACGGACGAAATCTCGGCGCGCGAGACGGACCGGGCCGTCGCGATCAGTCACGTGCAGAAGATGTTCCTGACCAAGGCGGTCCATGATCCCGTGTGGGGGCGCTTCATCGTGCGGGCGCAGGATTCGCATCGGCAGATGAACGAGACGTTCGTGGTTCGCGCGTCGAAAGACATCGGCAACGGCACCGAGCAAAAGCGGTTCTCGATTCAATACATCGACACCGCGGCAGACATCACGATTGCCGCATTGATCAGTGCGATGACCCGGATTCTCGACGGCGGCCCGAGTGCGCAGATCACCGCCGAAACGGTCGAATGCCTGATGCGGCTCTACGGCGTCGCACCGGACGAGGCCCGCCGCCTTGCCGAAATGCCGCTGCCGGATTACGTCACCGACTTCTTCAAGTAA
- a CDS encoding oxidoreductase, which yields MSKVWFITGASSGFGRALAEAVLAAGDNAVLAARRGDALDAIVGRHGDRALAVSMDVTNADARQRAVRAALERFGRVDVLANIAGRGSCGAAEEFSGEQLREQLELNFIAPVELTREVLPHMRARGTGHILNLTSIAGLAPIPACALYCAAKFALEGWSETLHQEVGPLGIRVTIVEPGGFRTEFNGAAIMRPGQTIDAYRPTVEPILQFLESESGRQPGDPDKAARLMIEAVNSDTPPLRLMLGADAYQLWEKTAAARDADISAWREKGEATAYDDAQLTPIGGA from the coding sequence ATGAGCAAGGTGTGGTTCATTACCGGCGCATCGTCGGGATTCGGGCGGGCGCTGGCGGAAGCGGTGCTGGCCGCCGGCGACAACGCCGTGCTGGCGGCCCGCCGGGGCGATGCGCTCGACGCGATCGTCGGCCGGCATGGCGATCGTGCGCTGGCGGTATCGATGGACGTGACGAACGCCGACGCGCGACAGCGGGCCGTGCGTGCGGCGCTGGAGCGCTTTGGGCGTGTCGACGTGCTTGCGAACATCGCGGGCCGGGGATCGTGCGGGGCGGCGGAAGAATTTTCGGGCGAGCAGCTTCGCGAACAACTGGAGCTCAACTTCATCGCCCCCGTCGAGCTGACGCGGGAAGTGTTGCCCCATATGCGCGCTCGGGGCACCGGACACATCCTCAACCTGACCAGCATTGCGGGTCTCGCGCCCATTCCGGCCTGCGCGCTCTATTGCGCGGCGAAGTTCGCGCTCGAAGGATGGAGCGAGACGCTGCATCAGGAGGTCGGGCCGCTGGGCATCCGCGTGACGATTGTCGAGCCGGGCGGTTTCCGCACGGAATTCAACGGCGCGGCGATCATGCGGCCGGGCCAGACCATCGACGCATACCGGCCGACGGTCGAGCCGATTCTGCAGTTCCTCGAGAGCGAGAGCGGCCGGCAGCCGGGAGACCCGGACAAGGCCGCGCGCCTGATGATCGAAGCGGTCAACAGCGATACGCCGCCGCTGAGACTGATGCTCGGTGCTGACGCGTATCAGCTCTGGGAAAAGACGGCGGCCGCGCGCGATGCCGATATTTCCGCCTGGCGCGAGAAGGGCGAGGCCACGGCCTACGATGACGCGCAATTGACGCCGATCGGCGGCGCTTGA
- a CDS encoding oxidoreductase, which translates to MNKNPKVWLVTGASSGFGKALAEAVIANGDSIAITARRLDRLQAIAQGHEDRVLPLAVDVTDAAARDKAVADTLARFGRIDVLANVAGRGVAGACEEFSLDQLREQMELNFFAAAEMTRAVLPQMRVQGSGHVLTVSSIAGLVSMNAAGPYCAAKFAIEGWTEALAIEARPLGIHVTLVEPGAFRTEFAGDVNMRPVQRIDAYRPVVEPFEAYLEHSAGKQMGDPAKAARRMLEVVASDAPPVRLMLGRDAFSIWDATIAKRIQDIDSWRASGEDTAFDGAELEEIRL; encoded by the coding sequence ATGAACAAGAATCCAAAAGTCTGGTTGGTCACGGGTGCATCGTCGGGCTTCGGCAAGGCGCTGGCCGAGGCCGTCATCGCCAATGGCGACAGCATTGCCATCACCGCCCGTCGCCTGGATCGGCTGCAAGCCATCGCACAGGGTCATGAAGACCGCGTGCTTCCGCTGGCCGTGGACGTGACCGACGCCGCCGCACGCGACAAGGCCGTGGCCGACACGCTCGCGCGCTTCGGTCGTATCGACGTGCTGGCCAACGTCGCCGGGCGAGGGGTGGCCGGCGCTTGCGAGGAGTTCAGTCTCGATCAGCTGCGTGAGCAGATGGAGCTGAATTTCTTCGCCGCTGCCGAGATGACCCGCGCGGTGCTGCCGCAGATGCGCGTGCAGGGCTCGGGCCATGTGCTCACCGTGAGCAGCATCGCGGGGCTGGTGTCGATGAATGCCGCGGGCCCGTACTGCGCAGCGAAATTCGCGATCGAGGGCTGGACCGAGGCACTGGCCATCGAGGCCCGACCGCTCGGCATTCACGTCACGCTGGTCGAGCCCGGCGCGTTCCGCACCGAGTTCGCGGGCGACGTCAACATGCGGCCCGTGCAGCGCATCGATGCTTACCGGCCCGTGGTCGAGCCGTTCGAAGCCTATCTCGAACACTCCGCCGGCAAGCAGATGGGGGACCCTGCCAAGGCCGCGCGGCGCATGCTGGAAGTTGTCGCAAGCGACGCACCGCCGGTGCGCCTGATGTTGGGCCGGGATGCGTTTTCGATCTGGGATGCGACCATCGCCAAGCGGATTCAGGACATCGACAGCTGGCGGGCAAGTGGCGAAGACACCGCATTCGACGGTGCCGAACTGGAGGAAATCCGGCTGTAA
- a CDS encoding 2Fe-2S iron-sulfur cluster-binding protein — MYVVVDRQWRIRVSDGLDVSRLALLVHQPRTELQHVRAVLDGVAIGVDADFASISLAWLKSECLRAGSSGGQRFARLMEQLHRIGINEEGVGTIRIPIRWNQVDRTEPGSDEARNGAVCQVYIVDTAERFNCHGNQPVLQAAIGAGTKSIRSGCHGGGCGICKIRVLHGSYASGPMSRAHVSPTAGEGNDVLACRIYPLSNLVVELLGKSKERCTIKSS; from the coding sequence ATGTACGTCGTGGTGGACAGGCAATGGCGGATCAGGGTCTCGGACGGGTTGGACGTCAGTCGGCTGGCGCTCCTCGTGCACCAGCCGCGTACCGAGTTGCAGCATGTGCGCGCGGTGCTGGACGGTGTCGCGATTGGCGTCGACGCGGATTTCGCATCGATCTCGCTGGCCTGGCTGAAGTCGGAATGCCTGCGCGCCGGGTCGAGCGGGGGGCAGCGGTTTGCACGATTGATGGAGCAATTGCATCGGATCGGCATCAACGAGGAGGGTGTCGGAACCATACGCATCCCGATTCGGTGGAATCAGGTCGATCGGACCGAACCTGGCAGCGATGAAGCCCGGAACGGGGCGGTCTGCCAGGTCTACATCGTCGATACGGCGGAGCGGTTCAACTGCCACGGCAATCAGCCGGTGCTGCAGGCGGCCATCGGCGCGGGAACGAAGTCGATCCGGTCGGGTTGCCACGGCGGTGGATGCGGCATCTGCAAGATCAGGGTGCTGCATGGCAGCTATGCGTCCGGCCCGATGAGCCGGGCGCACGTCAGCCCGACGGCCGGTGAAGGCAACGACGTGCTGGCGTGCCGGATCTACCCGCTGTCGAACCTGGTCGTCGAGCTGCTCGGAAAATCGAAGGAACGCTGCACGATCAAAAGCAGTTAG
- a CDS encoding catechol 2,3-dioxygenase — translation MGVMRIGHVALRVLDLDRALHHYVTVLGLQKSHVDVRGTVYLKGWDEWDLYSVSLTQADRSGVEHIAYKVEKEADLDTLSARVEAAGVRATEHAAGHLERCGRSIGFTLPSGHLMYLYADKEFRGKSVGTLNPEPWPDGLEGAAVHWLDHVMLMCPVDPEAGINTVEENTRFLGAALDFHLAEQVLAGPDHSVQAAVWLFRGCKPHDLAMAGGPVAGLHHVAFYLDSWHDVLRAADVLGKHQVKIDVTPQRHGITRGQTTYFFDPSGNRNEMFAGLGYYAQPDMPPITWHAEDIWRGIFYHQGEPRPDFIEVYT, via the coding sequence ATGGGTGTGATGAGAATCGGTCACGTGGCCCTGCGAGTGCTCGACCTCGATCGGGCGCTGCATCATTACGTGACGGTGCTGGGCCTGCAGAAAAGCCATGTCGACGTGCGCGGCACGGTCTATCTGAAGGGATGGGACGAGTGGGATCTCTATTCCGTTTCGCTGACGCAGGCGGATCGGTCCGGCGTCGAGCACATCGCGTACAAGGTCGAGAAGGAGGCCGATCTCGACACGCTGTCGGCGCGAGTCGAGGCAGCCGGCGTTCGGGCGACCGAGCATGCGGCGGGACATCTCGAGCGGTGCGGGCGTTCCATCGGCTTCACGCTGCCCAGCGGGCATCTGATGTACCTGTACGCGGACAAGGAATTTCGCGGCAAGAGCGTCGGCACGCTGAATCCGGAGCCCTGGCCCGATGGCCTCGAAGGCGCGGCAGTGCATTGGCTCGATCACGTGATGCTGATGTGCCCGGTCGACCCGGAGGCTGGCATCAACACCGTCGAGGAGAACACGCGCTTCCTCGGCGCGGCGCTCGATTTCCATCTGGCCGAGCAGGTGCTCGCCGGGCCCGATCACTCGGTGCAGGCCGCCGTGTGGCTGTTCCGGGGCTGCAAGCCTCACGATCTGGCCATGGCCGGTGGCCCGGTTGCCGGCCTGCATCACGTGGCGTTCTACCTCGACAGCTGGCACGACGTGCTGCGCGCGGCCGACGTGCTCGGCAAGCATCAGGTGAAGATCGACGTCACGCCGCAGCGCCACGGCATTACCCGTGGGCAGACCACGTACTTCTTCGATCCGTCGGGCAATCGCAACGAGATGTTCGCGGGGCTCGGCTACTACGCGCAACCCGACATGCCGCCCATCACCTGGCATGCGGAGGACATCTGGCGCGGCATTTTCTATCACCAGGGCGAACCGAGACCGGATTTCATCGAGGTCTACACCTGA
- a CDS encoding oxidoreductase: MNKIWFITGASSGFGKALAELVLAAGDCAVLTARRLESLQDIAAPHGERALALQLDVTDAAARAAALKAANEKFGRIDVLANIAGAGSYGALEEFTSAQIRAQMELNFFAAAELSREVLPQMRARQSGHILNLTSIAGLVAFPGSGLYNASKFALEGFTEALHHEVKPFGIRVTLVEPGAFRTGFAGNAAMKAEQRIAAYAPLDAGMDEYYTTQNGQQMGDPVKGMQVVVDMVACDTAPVRLMLGEDAYQLWDGAVASRNRDLGVWRTRGEDTAIPGAVKNTAQAL; the protein is encoded by the coding sequence ATGAACAAGATCTGGTTCATCACCGGCGCATCGTCCGGTTTCGGCAAAGCACTCGCCGAATTGGTACTGGCCGCCGGCGACTGCGCGGTGCTGACCGCCCGCCGCCTGGAGTCGCTGCAGGACATCGCCGCCCCTCACGGCGAGCGTGCGCTGGCGCTGCAACTGGACGTGACAGACGCCGCCGCACGCGCCGCCGCGCTCAAGGCCGCGAACGAGAAATTCGGGCGCATCGACGTGCTGGCCAATATCGCAGGCGCAGGCTCGTACGGCGCGCTCGAGGAATTCACGTCCGCGCAGATTCGCGCCCAGATGGAACTGAACTTCTTCGCGGCCGCGGAGTTGTCGCGCGAAGTACTGCCGCAGATGCGCGCGCGGCAGTCGGGCCATATCCTCAACCTGACCAGCATTGCCGGCCTGGTCGCGTTTCCCGGCAGCGGCCTGTACAACGCGTCCAAGTTTGCGCTGGAAGGCTTCACCGAGGCGCTGCACCACGAGGTCAAGCCGTTCGGCATCCGCGTGACGCTGGTCGAGCCGGGCGCGTTCCGCACCGGCTTCGCGGGCAACGCGGCGATGAAGGCCGAACAGCGGATCGCCGCCTACGCGCCACTGGATGCCGGCATGGACGAGTACTACACCACGCAGAACGGCCAGCAGATGGGCGACCCGGTCAAGGGCATGCAGGTGGTCGTCGACATGGTGGCGTGCGACACCGCGCCGGTTCGCCTGATGCTGGGCGAGGATGCTTACCAGCTGTGGGACGGCGCCGTCGCGTCGCGCAACCGCGATCTCGGCGTATGGCGCACACGTGGCGAGGACACGGCCATTCCGGGCGCCGTGAAGAACACCGCGCAGGCGCTCTGA